The Cicer arietinum cultivar CDC Frontier isolate Library 1 chromosome 1, Cicar.CDCFrontier_v2.0, whole genome shotgun sequence genome contains the following window.
TTAACCTTatgtatcttttatttttaaaatgtggaATGAGAAAAGCTAGTCCAAAGTTTTTTTAATGAATCCAATCATTAGTTGACAGATTCATTGAcgaacaaaacaaaaaattagttAACGTAGCTTTGATAATTTGGCCTACTAGCTTCTTCCACGTCAATAGTTGTCACATACTAATTTAAGAACAAGAGAAACTAAGGAGGTACACAAGtttatttctaaataatttatttttaataacaaaaaagcagacaaaaaataatataaaaatcaagGTACTTATCCATGATAAAGCATTTCCAAATATAAAAAAGGTATCTCAATCTCCTGCATAAGGACTAAGTGTAACTTAGGTGGAGACTAAAATTCACAAGTTGTTCCAGTGCGTCACTAATTATAACCATTAGATATGTATTAGTATTTAATAAACAAGTTAGATTTTAATACATCCAACGGTTATTATTGGTGATGCACTGAGAGTACTTATGCGCGCTAGTCTCTACCTGCAACTTAATCACTGTGATATTTAGAGAAGTTCCCACTCGGATTCTGAGATATCTGCAGCCGATGATTTTTGTTTATGCTCCACAAAAGTTAATAATGCAAGCTCTTCATACTCTTGCTTCCTTGCAGATTTCTTAGACAAAGAAAAGGGTTGCCTCCACTTTTTCTTCAATCatgtaaagaagaaaaaatcacTTCATATTTAACAGCATGCACTATAAAAAAGGAGAGGGGAATGAATACGTACCTTGCTAGTCTTCAGATTCACTATTGCCTCTGGAACTGACTGATATTCATCTTTGGTAATCATGACACAAGTTTCATCAAACTGCAACTCATCATCTTGATGAATGATTTTGTGGTCTTTCTCCATAGCagcatcaaaattttcaatatcCAAACTACTTGATTCTGGAAATTCTCAAGTAATCAGAAGTAGAAGTACTTCATATTGATTTCAAAAGTAAACTAAATTCAGTAACTACTTCAGCAAGATTTGAATTAATACCTGGATGAGACACAGTGATTGTACTATGAGAACAATCGTCAAGCTGCATAGCTCCGATCGTAGAGAGCTCTGACAGAAAAATTATGCAATGATTATCAGAAGCAAAAAATTTACAATCCATAAACAATGAGGTAAAGTTTGTACTCAAGAAGAGACACTCAAATACATACCATGTGCATCTTCAAATGCGTCACTTGAGAAATAACTTGTATTTATCTCGTTCTCTTCAGTTGATTCAACCAATTCCATAGCATTGGAGTTTTGTTCAGTACTTGCATTCTCACTTTCATTGCAACAATCTTCTACAGAGGCAAAGTTTGTTACTTCAGCATAATCTGTCTTTGAAACAGTAGCTTCATGATTTTGATTCACATTGGCGATTTCACATGATTGTGATGAAATGCATGTATCTGTTTTTGATAGAGCGACTTCAGTGGTCGTGTTGGATGCAACCATcttcatattttgttgattttcatCACTACTAAGGTTTGATTTAACTTCTGCGCTCTCAACACATTGTTTTCCACACGATTCAGCATACACTGCATCATTACCGATATCGTGATTGACACTCGAGTTCTCAGTTGATTGCTCGGTGTAAGCCCTAATAGTTATTTCCCTGGAAGCTTGAAATGACTTCTTTGTTAATCCAGCACCAGTATATTGTTCTACAGACATTACAGGGGCTGAAAATGAAGATTGAGGAAGTATTTCTTGCATGACATCTGAATAGAACTTCTTAACACTTTCGCCAACAATCTCCATTTGATTCTCTATGTATTGAAAAGTTTCCTAAcaccaaaaaaacaaaagaaaacgattatataatttataacagACTGTTAATGTAAATCAATTGTATGTTTATCAGTTTTACTGAGAGAGTTTTTACACAACTGAGATTTCAGAAAGGTTGTCGCTGATTACGATAAATAGTTAAATACCAAGACAAGTATAAGTGAACAATTGTTTTCATGATTACACTctaattgtaataatttaagCAGCAGCAACACTAACAAGAACTATAGAAAGAATGCTTAAGACATATAAGGGAATGACATCTATGACAACTTAAAATGCATTGGCATGTCCACTTGggtatttaagttatttttcatCGTTGCAATGTTGCCGATCGCAGGTTGCAAAAAAATAGCATTTTGTTTCTCTTATGCTAGAGCGCTGCTAAagctgctatttgacaacactaccTCATATTTTGAAACCTTAAAGAAGCATAGGATAGGATAAGTATATATAGCTGACTACAAAGGCACACCTCAAACAATGTATCTTGCAACTCCAGGAACATATTCTCAAACTTCTGGTATATATTACAAACCCAAGCTATGCCTGTTGCATCCATTGTCATCATACCACACTTGCTAGAATATTAACTAGGCAGTACAGTACCTGAATGTCCAATTCGAAGGTGGTTCTACCTGATTAGCTGGAAAGAAATAAAGGAATTCAACCAATGTGCTCAATTGATAGTTGTCCCTTCTATAGGACTAAAAGcacttttttttatgaaaattggtCTAAAAGTACATTGATCATGCAGTGTTATATCAAAGACATAAAATGAGTTGATCAGGCCTAGAATACACTTATATGGAACaatcaattaaaagtatttGGATTAGATGCAGTGTGACTATGCATCTCGGTCGTCTAATCTTGATTGGACGGTCTAGATTTTAAGaccgatttttattttttttaaacaaaagttGTGATCTTGAAATCTAAATTGTTCGATCATGATTCGACAATTGAGATGTGACTAGGGTTGTGACCGAAGACTACCCGAATCCCAATTAAAAGGGTTTGTACCTAATAATGCCACAATCAACCCCAAATTCTTACTATTTTACTATCCACATATAAGAATCAAGAACAACCCATTATGATATATCTTCAAAACTAAACCACAAACTTCAAGTAATTTACTGCACACAATTGACAATCTTATACTTCTAACTGTTTTACTAAATAAAcaccatcttttttttttttttttgattaaataaacagcatctcttttttgttgttgttgattatATAAACAGCATTTCTCTTCAAGAGAGAggacaataaaacaaaaataaacagcATGCAAACGCTAAGTTTACTCGATCAAAATTCCCATAAACAAAACAAGCAAGGAAAGTaccacaacaacaaaatatggtcatacatatataaaaaaaaaaaaaaaaatcaaactttttatCAGAAAACAAAACCCAtttaaaatatcacaataataattcaaagggttgtaacaaaataaaaaaattaagcatAGAACAGAGTTTACTTGTTGCATGACAAACAGAGAGAAGAGAACAAGAAGAGTAGTGAGTATAGCAGAACCTTACGTTAGATATGTGTATTCAAATTCCTACGTTTACCTTTTGATGAATGTTGTTTGTTAACTTTAGTGGCGTGTTGGTCCCATAATCTGTGCCATCAATTTTTGACCTGCCATTGTTGTTACCTTTTTGTactgttattttgttttattgagTTCCTTTATGAAGCTGCTTATTTATAGTGATTCAGTTCCAATTGTCATATGCAAAACAAACTCTCTCGATTTACTTGCTAAATTCAAATCCACAGAAATACTGTTACAAAATTAGGCAAATATTTCGGTTTcgatttcaaatttttattcacgttttttttttgacaatattaattctattttttctaaatacaaaattaattcttattttttaacaaaaataaataattctatttttattctttgaagAAGTTGTCAAAACATTTCAATTTATAGAactatatttcaattttttattctattttattgataaaaatataaaaactataaatGTACTAGTAAAAGTTATCTctgaaaaatcaaattttcatctatatctatattatatattctatatttatgtatatataaacattatatcgagtttttgtgtataatttttctttcaagtttACATTTTATGTTAACTCTTTCAGGTATAACTTTATCATTCTTTACCTAATcaaattattgaatttaatcataattttaaaaattgatctaATTCTAGTttccttaattttaatttttttttttaaaaaaaaacctctCCATCAATGAATTCGTAGTATATTTTTGTTCATTTGTCAAGGTGAATAATGAACTAACACTACTGAGATATTTcctctaaaaaaaaaagttgagacATTCCAACTATGAGAAATGTAAACAAAGCATAAAACTGAAATAAAGTGACTCAAAGAACGAGAAAAGCTCTCATACTAGTACCCTACAGTCTAAGACAATCACCAAACGAATAACAAGCATATAAGTTAATTCTTCATGATATTTTGTTGGCTATGAACATAATTGAATCTCCAAACTGAATCAGCAATCTGTGATATACCAGATGAACAAGGTATCcacaatttttcattttcttaatcATAACAAATTTTAAACTGCATAATGTATAGGTGGTTAACTAGCTGCTTGAAAATCGCCAAAATCATCGTCTACTGCATCCTGTGTGCTTTCATTTTCAGGAGAATTTCCATGTTCTGTTTTAGAGTTCTCTTCTTCAGCGGTTTTCTCAAGGGTGAATTTTGTGGGTGAGGTTGATGGAGATTTCTGCGGGGTAGCGACAGGTGAACCTGGTGATGAAGGAGGCGGTGGTAACTTAATACAAGGTACAGATTCTTTTCCACCACTCTTTTCTTCTGAGGAGTTGTTTGGACCCTGCTCAAAAAACTTGGACTTCACATTGCTGCCACTTCTCTGCACACAATAAATAGGATAGTATCGAGATCGTGATActgagaaaaagaagaaaaagaaaacctTTTGCACAACAGGAAAAATGCAGATTTGCATACATTGTTCTTGATTTGCAGCACAAGAGTCTCTCCTTCTTTCAAACTATAATCAACTGAGGAACTTTGCTGGTAATGTTGTTCCATCTCTTCAGCAGTTTTCTTTTTGTTCAGATATCTTCAACACAATTAAGGAAAAACATGTTTTACTGatcggaaaaaaaataaaataaaagagcaTAAGACCTTTATCCTCTACGCCAAtgtgaataaataaaatgtgaaataaaaaCAGCCAAGTTTTGCAGATAAACTGGTAAGGATACTTCATATGATCGTGTAAGGCAGCTTGAAAGTCATAAGCCTCTGTTCTTTCTCGGAATCCTATGCCAATAAAAGCATGCCGAAGGCGACCGCCTGCATGGTTTTCCAGTAATAAAGACCGAAGTTCAAAAGTAATAAGAAGTAATGCTAATGCAGCATGATAAGTGGAGGTGGGATTAAAGGTATAGAACAGTAAAATTATGGATGCTATATTGGAACTGATAGTAAAACTAAAGCCACTTGGCATTAGAAGAACAAAGAATAATTTTCCCTTGTATTACAGTAGATTATCTCAATATATACAAAGTAGGAGTGTACCAAGAATATGATGTTGGTATGATCATATTCTGGGAACTGCTGTTTTGACGCAATTGGCACAAAAATATAAAGGTCATGATGTTAGGAATATATATGATTGATAAACACTGCTTCTTCGCATATTCAGATTTCAGAAGGACTGAAAATTAGGTATACCTATATTAGTCTAAACTCTCAAACAAAGAATGGCTTTGATAGTTCGATATTTGATGTGTCCTTCTGAAATTTCTGTTCACGTTCTTTTCAGAAAGACTAAAAACTAGGATTTCCTATATCAATTTCAAACAAAGAatcattttgatatatttatttgtccTTCTAGTATTTTTGTTCTCATCTAGTGTTTCGAAAATTCAAGAATTACTTAAATAATGAAATATCACATTTATACTAGGGCTGAAGAGAATCGCATTAATTAGACATATGATTGAAAGTGGGTTTCCAAATGCATTTACAAACAAACAAGTCAAGTTCTCAATGAAGACAAAATATACCGTCCACAACTAAAATGGGTTTTGTTATATGCTTCATACAAagctaaattttcattttaatttgttCAACGAGGAATAGAAACAAATTCAAGAAAACTGTGCACAACATTGTGAAACATTTTTTGGTGCTAAACCAAACAGGTTCTAGTTATCTTATCACATGCCCTTACCCTGCTACCTTGTCATGAGTAGTAAGATGATCAAGAGAAAAAGAGTAGTatgaataatataaataaaacttctCACCTATGTTCTCTTCTATGCGAAGAACAAAATATCTGCAGAAGATGAGTATAATTATTTAAGCATCCTAAAGTACAAAAAGGGATTATAACAACTAAAATCTATCAACAGTTATGGAAAACCACCTGCTGCTGTCAATAACAGGTTCCACAGGATGCGGCTCTCCATTTCTTAAAAATGCCCGAGCATATAATTCACCtagttaaatatatttcattcaagtaaaaagttttttttaaaaatctaactGTATAATAATCTAATTAAAGCAGATTTAATGTGATCTTTACCTGTGttcttatcttctagttttatGATGCATTCTTCTCCCTTGCTAATGACTTTCAATATCCCTTCCCATGCCCATTTGTTGACATCCCATTCATCAGCCCTGAAATGAACTTCATAGATATAAATGCTGAGCAGATAAATTGGAAAAAGTAGAAAATCAATCCCTTCAGTTCACAAAGAAAACGGTTCTAAAAAGGTTATGAAAGACGCAAAATGATCAAAAGTATAGCAAATGCATTAAACATAACAGTGTAGCACTCTTTGATCGAGGACACTGAAAACCGACACTTCTTTATCAAGGTAGAGTACATTAATAACTTAAACATTATGCTTAAGATGAACTTAAAATATCTCAAACACAACAGATCAGGAGCTATAACTTGCAAATTGCAATTGATCCCAAACCTGTAAGATGCTGCACTCATTCTTGGAGGTATCTGCATAAACAGTAGAAATCCATTAACTTGAAACAACAAAATTTCGATTTCCAAGCCCACCTCATTACAAACAATAAATGaaacattttaattaaagtaaaaagGCAACATTCAATGCCACCGTAATTTCTGAACAAGCTTATTGATTCTGAGCACTACcattaataatgaaattaatcaaaatcaaaatatgaatttcCACCTACCTATCACATACCATTGTGAAAAAcaacataatcaaaatcaaattttgaaacaTACCCATTAAAAAAATCGCAAGACTTACTATGTAGACGTAACACTCGGGCACTTGAAAGAGAACGAGTTCTATGGGTTCGGTATCTTCAATTTCGTTTCCAATTTTCTCAATGTCGGGAATTTTCTCCTCGTTTTCCATAGAGAAAGATTGCAAATTCGATAGCTGGATATTGGGAGAGAGAATAAAAACGATCTGGGTGTATAGAAGGTGCGGATTTGGGGAGAAATTTGGCAGCTAGAAATCGAATTTGGAATAATTAGGGTTTGAAAGGAAGGTTTTGTGTCTGCTTCtactgaggaaggagatggagcTGCAGTGAAGCGGTTCTGCGTCAAAATAAAGATCACCGTCAGATTTGGATACCTTTAGAATCGGACGGTCTGAAATGGAGGGTTAGGTCTATGAATTGGGAATTTGGGACACTGATTGCTTTGGTTTCAAGTCAAACATACctaaaaaaatcctaaaaacaaagaaaaacatgATACCCTATAATGATAGGCTGGGAAATTCGTgcatgtatttttctttttttgagaaaaaaatttgtgCATTTCTTAAAACATGTTAATTATGTGTGAGAAATATTTACATCAAATCTTCCACACAAAGATGTAGGGGTAAAATtctttagattttatttataagggtttttaatttaatttatacacaATGTAGGCGtaaaataagagtaaaaaaacaactatcaatatttatttgaatcCCTTAATGCaccaatatttttaaatataaagagATAAGTATTTTCTCACTAAATCCAATTATTCTTACAAATGGTGTtgtaaaagatttaaattctaAAAACACGTAGTTATTAGATAATATATGTGAGATCTTATGTCAAAATTTTGCAACTTGTATTAAACTTTAACTTTATAATCAAACTTTTATCATAATTGTTTAATTAATGAACTTAGATTCTTTTCTTTAATATCTTTGTTCATCATTCTTCCCATAACTTGttcaagtttaaatataaaaaaaattcaaaagacgAGACCTACCATAAATCCCCTCATTCAATCTTAAATTTATGAGAATGAATTGAATtgtataattcaaaattttgtgtGTCATGTGCCACTTATAAGTAGacatgtaaaaataatattttgattttaaatgatgGTTGTTAGTATCATATCTACGATTTTTAttcatatgtatttcaattttttttttaaatttgaagtgttttgataactcaattttttttttgtctttaaaaaGTATCATCTTGCAATTGCAATCATacaatccaaaaaaaaaattgaatattagtTAATTGCATTGAAaaaagtagatattttttaaaaaaattgttaaaaaatggAATACATATGAAAAAAGTCCTTTATCATTCTCCTTGAAGCCTTTcctgaaaaagaaaaaatagagttCCAACGTGtctataaaatgaaaaaataatatagggACTGAAACACAAATCATTGTATAATactggtaaaaaaaaaacttcaaaaatagtTGTTCAAAATGTTTTGATTgctttataataaaattaaaggtgaaataagaaagaaaaagttGCACAACAAATATATTAAGTTTTTGAGAAATGTAACGTGACACTATCGAACACACTTTTTTTTTCCCACTCCTTTACCTGTTAACAAGTTCTATAAGTTGAAAAACAACAGcactttttgatttatttatatcttttatttaatttggaaTGTAACTCTTGTTTCTTCTTCAAAGTACAATATCATATAATGAGATCACTGAGTGTTTGGTCAAAAGAAGATTGAAAGATGCTGATATTATTTATCAACCTAGCTATCTATGAAAGTTCCCAAATTCACATGTTACATCTTCACAATATACAAATCCATATTAGAAAACTAAAAGGGAATCATTCCATTATATCTACTTCAATTTCCAtatcatttgaataaaaaaaaaaaaatttataagaaatCTCCTAAAGATGAAGAACTAAATATAGAAATCCTCCTTCTCTTTCTGTTTTCTAAGATATCTTGTGAAACAGAAAATCTATCAAGTACAGATTTAAGAGCTTGGTGAACCGATCCGGCAAGAAACCGACGATACTCGACGTCTTCAAAGTTCTGTTCTTTGCAGCTAATTATTACAAACACATTCTTCATTCTTCCACCCAAAGTTGCAATCTCTGCTCTTATTATCATAAGATGAAGTGCATCAAGTGCTTGTCTTATATCAGATAATAAACCTGGTTTGTATTCACAACATAGCGATGCTCTAATTGAATAAGGGAAACCATTCAATCCACTTTCTTGTTCTTCAACTCTTATCTCATCATTGTCTTTTGGTATCATTAATCCTTCACTTGCTTCTGCTGCATTTATTTTCAGCTCTTTCAAATGTGTGATGACCTCAGCTAGTAAGGATGCCTTGTCCAACTATGTTCAAAAAGTACACATACAAAATTTCAGTATCTCAAGCTATTAAAGATTAACATAATATCTATCAGTTACAGTTAAAAGTTTCAGTGTAGATGCATGTATAATGACCATAAAAGAGGGCAAAACAAATAATTCAACAAGACAACTTGCTAAGGTCAACAATGATCATAAGTTAGCCAAACAAATGTATAATAGTAGGAACTCGGTACAAATGATAAACGAAATGATAAAATGCAAACAATGAAATGCAATGTTTGGTAACGAAGCTCGGCCAAGTATATGCCTAAGTCTCTGACTAGAGAGTTGTTGTAGTTTAGTCTTATTATCAGTGAAAAGAATTAGGGTTCACAGTGTGACAACTCGTATTTAAATACTAGTGTCTAGATTACAACAATATTTCTGAATCGTACCGAGGGTTTTGCCTCCCTACCCGCACACACAAAACAAACATATGGGCCATACATGACAAAATTGTATGTACATTTTATTGTAAACCGGATATACCCGGCACGTAACTGCAGAGAAAAATCTCTTGAGCCAAATAGGAGCACAATGGACAGGAAAGTACTCATGGAGAGCTTTTACGAGTCTAAATTCTCAAAGCTACATTCAATATCAGTTTTAAGTTGGAAAAGACTTGAATCATCTCATCCAAGTACTCTTCTGTAAATTATATGTACATTTCACAATAATTGAAcgtctaaaataatattattcccCTCAATCATGACAGAACTTGTTATCAACATGAAAAAAAGCAGCACTAACCaattgtaattctaaattaacaaaaaataaaaaataaaaaatgaactaACCTTATTAGCACCTGGAATAACAGTACGAAGTGTATCAAGATGTGCATTGATTCTAGCTCTCCTCCTCCTCTCTGCTTCACTATGATTCTTCAAAGCTTCAATACTTCTCTCAGGTGAAACACCTTTGCGTTCCAATTTAACAGATGCTTCCACAAGTTCTCCCCTTTCCCTATCCAAAACaagagaagaagatgaagcatACCCACTTCCAATTACACCTTGAAAACCATCATTAATTCTCATTGGGTCAAAATCTTCCATTTCCATAGTAAAAGAACACACTTCCCAAAAGGGTATACAGAATAACTGAGAATATGGTTTTGGAGACAAAGACAAACAAAAAAGACAACCTTGGAAGaaagaagaaggaaaaagaaaggttgTTTGTGTGTTGTGAAATTGGGGTTGGAGAGTATATGGAAAGAAAGATGCAGTGAAAGTGAAGTGTCTGTGTCAGATGATGATAGTTGAGTTGAGGTTGGTGAGATGCagcagagagagagagagagtagtGCTGTTcctgttcttcttcttcttcctcttatGGTGGGGGACTACATCCACACACTTTTATATACCACTAATCTTTCTCtcctttctttttcattttctttttaaatataaaatcaaccaaactttattttaaatattctaagtggattatttaaaaattcttcaAAACTATATGTGTATATATGCCATACACCAGTCATTTGTTATTTATAGTTGTTGCAAATCAAAGCTACAAATAAATTTGCTTTtcaatagtaaaaaattaatatgattcTCTTCATTTTTGAGATAGAGGCCAAtacaattatttgatttttaataatattaaagttaatttatgatagttgtaaattaattaaattaattagaagTTAgttgtaattattactttaaaatCTATATACAAATAGAATCTCACTTCTATTGTAATTAATACtttcttttaatataattttttttctttcatgcttagtttttatatttttttattattctattaGACAATTtggtagaaaaataaataaattctaatttatttttcttgtttttgttgaaTTCATCAGGATATttagacaaaaaaattaatttacattagagtttttattatttttaaagttgagTCGTCGtgaattatcattataatttcaaataatttattaaatattgattACTACAAAAATTTTgtacaaattataattgaattttttataggttaaaaattgaaaaatgacttTTAAATTCTGTTTTGGTAAGGATTTTTCTTATTCACACTCATCCTCAAAGCTTTTCTCTCTCTATCTATAAATAGTTTCAACCTTTGATTATTTGAAGAGTCTTTAATGTATAAAATAAGACTTTGTTTGtccatataaattttattttataaaagtcaaactttgattaataattttcatCGTTTtcaattcatatttatatatttatttttgttgatacatttttaaagtttatgaCATTTTGTAAATGagatattctttttttttttttttggtctgTAAATATATGAAGTATTCTAAATAGGAGTATGATGTCAATAAGGCTTTTTTTTTTAGCTGGCCAATAATATGATTTATATCACCTAACTGTCTTCATTTCAAATTCAGATTATATATGTTGGATTGGATTTGAATATGTTTGATAAGAGAATGTTGTATTAAAGGTTATAGTTTAgcaattttcaaataatatttaagaCTCTCATTAATCTCGCTATACcattttaaagatttaaataaaGATTTTTCCGATGAAATACTTTTGAGTAGAAAAAGTATTTGTCACCTATGATATTTATGTGAATACTAATCATTAGCTTTCCTTAAATACTATATGGTGCAAAAATACTAACGTTATCTTTATATGAAACCATCTCACATaccttgtaaaaaaaaaaatcaatagacaaagaaaagaatcaaaatattCACAAATTTTACTAGAAGATCGTCCAACAGTACTGGAATAGTTCTACTCAACTTATTAGTGGTCCataattagattttaatttatatttcaaaactttACTCTCGTTATAAACTAACacatggtaaaaaaaaaagaactatcCAATAGAAACTCACATCAGTCTTTAAGTCAAACTATCTCTCGAATGCAGAGTGCTGAAATTAACTGTTTGATAAATTTGTCGTAATTAATATCACCAAATTAGCCTTTTTGGAACTGAACAATATATTTGTCCATATAGAAACAATGCAACATATAAAAACAACCCTCACGAGTGGTGCTTCATTTATGGTGCTGAATAATGACAAGTACTACATATTTTAGCACATTGTGAAGGGAATCTTTTGTATGagtctaaattaattaattgtttgcCATTAACTCAATGGTTTTAGGTTCACACAAATATAGAACTGCATTAGCATTTTGCAGTAGTAGGTATTTCTTGTGATatctaaattgattttcttttttgataattttcctctttcaatttgataattttaaattggtTTTCTTAATTGCCACCATTTGAGTTTCCGTGTCTCTTCCGcatactaatattttaaaacttgaatttaattaatCGAACCATTTAATTGATACAATTGTGAATTATTATCATCTAAAGTTTGGTTATTTGAACAATTTAATTGCTAATTTATTATGGTTCAAGCTATTAAGTAGTTGAACCAATATCTATAAATTGTATTCATTTgttattcaattcaatttttaatagattgagtgcatattcaattttatattaaaattgacagaactccaataatttaatgtaattttgtcGATATCTTACTTTATATGATTTGTGGGATATGTATTTAGATTTTGTCAcatattttgtaattattaaaTCTAAGTTTTATAAATTAGGCAAAGGCCAATTTTAAATGACACCCTTTAGCCTAAAGAGCCACCTAATCACTTTTTTAATAAGCTAATTAGTCTTATGCCAATCATTTTCCTTTGACAATAGAATAGTAATCCATTAGCCACGTCAATGATGGTGACATAAATGCTAGATAGCAGATTAGCAGTTTTATTTGAACAAACTCATTTAGAGATTCACACAACTTTTATcctataataaattttttttattttttttatcttcttataGTAATAATGGCATAaaagttttctttttctctagCTTATCTTAATCCTACTTGTGGTGGTCCTCTTCCTTACAACTTCCGAGacaaataagaaataaattgtattttatctGTTTGATTTCACGTTTGAGTCTTCAATCtcatatcttatattttttattgcaattttatcTAAGTTTAAAATTAGACTTC
Protein-coding sequences here:
- the LOC101503655 gene encoding uncharacterized protein isoform X1, whose protein sequence is MMTMDATGIAWVCNIYQKFENMFLELQDTLFEETFQYIENQMEIVGESVKKFYSDVMQEILPQSSFSAPVMSVEQYTGAGLTKKSFQASREITIRAYTEQSTENSSVNHDIGNDAVYAESCGKQCVESAEVKSNLSSDENQQNMKMVASNTTTEVALSKTDTCISSQSCEIANVNQNHEATVSKTDYAEVTNFASVEDCCNESENASTEQNSNAMELVESTEENEINTSYFSSDAFEDAHELSTIGAMQLDDCSHSTITVSHPESSSLDIENFDAAMEKDHKIIHQDDELQFDETCVMITKDEYQSVPEAIVNLKTSKKKWRQPFSLSKKSARKQEYEELALLTFVEHKQKSSAADISESEWELL
- the LOC101503655 gene encoding uncharacterized protein isoform X2; amino-acid sequence: MEIVGESVKKFYSDVMQEILPQSSFSAPVMSVEQYTGAGLTKKSFQASREITIRAYTEQSTENSSVNHDIGNDAVYAESCGKQCVESAEVKSNLSSDENQQNMKMVASNTTTEVALSKTDTCISSQSCEIANVNQNHEATVSKTDYAEVTNFASVEDCCNESENASTEQNSNAMELVESTEENEINTSYFSSDAFEDAHELSTIGAMQLDDCSHSTITVSHPESSSLDIENFDAAMEKDHKIIHQDDELQFDETCVMITKDEYQSVPEAIVNLKTSKKKWRQPFSLSKKSARKQEYEELALLTFVEHKQKSSAADISESEWELL
- the LOC101503323 gene encoding uncharacterized protein At1g03900 isoform X1 produces the protein MENEEKIPDIEKIGNEIEDTEPIELVLFQVPECYVYIIPPRMSAASYRADEWDVNKWAWEGILKVISKGEECIIKLEDKNTGELYARAFLRNGEPHPVEPVIDSSRYFVLRIEENIGGRLRHAFIGIGFRERTEAYDFQAALHDHMKYLNKKKTAEEMEQHYQQSSSVDYSLKEGETLVLQIKNNRSGSNVKSKFFEQGPNNSSEEKSGGKESVPCIKLPPPPSSPGSPVATPQKSPSTSPTKFTLEKTAEEENSKTEHGNSPENESTQDAVDDDFGDFQAAS
- the LOC101503323 gene encoding uncharacterized protein At1g03900 isoform X2, with the protein product MENEEKIPDIEKIGNEIEDTEPIELVLFQVPECYVYIIPPRMSAASYRADEWDVNKWAWEGILKVISKGEECIIKLEDKNTGGRLRHAFIGIGFRERTEAYDFQAALHDHMKYLNKKKTAEEMEQHYQQSSSVDYSLKEGETLVLQIKNNRSGSNVKSKFFEQGPNNSSEEKSGGKESVPCIKLPPPPSSPGSPVATPQKSPSTSPTKFTLEKTAEEENSKTEHGNSPENESTQDAVDDDFGDFQAAS
- the LOC101502999 gene encoding transcription factor bHLH30-like, with product MEMEDFDPMRINDGFQGVIGSGYASSSSLVLDRERGELVEASVKLERKGVSPERSIEALKNHSEAERRRRARINAHLDTLRTVIPGANKLDKASLLAEVITHLKELKINAAEASEGLMIPKDNDEIRVEEQESGLNGFPYSIRASLCCEYKPGLLSDIRQALDALHLMIIRAEIATLGGRMKNVFVIISCKEQNFEDVEYRRFLAGSVHQALKSVLDRFSVSQDILENRKRRRISIFSSSSLGDFL